The following coding sequences are from one Campylobacter sp. RM16187 window:
- a CDS encoding major outer membrane protein: MKLTKISLAALVALGAFSSVASATPLEDAIKNVDLSGYARYRYTNDLTDNNGKKDDNGRHQFKSIFSFKAALDDNFFGVLSLRYASNDSSSGYANTADITDTESTFGVQEFYLGYKVGNTTLTAGKQVMGTYFTDDLAGTGIKIMNSDIQGLTLAAVAFDAIETGGDFDGNLKNTLPEVPNVYGLAAMGNYDPFSFKLWWAGLENIANLYAADAGLKFDLGAAKLGFQGQYVQNSAKDNTYSDGKFYALKGDANFFGFNVNLGYINFESDDANKVSFVTIEDNGKLINPAKLLNSVMNSGKQYYNNIQDENKYWFLGLGYKMDKVSLYANYIDGEGFSHAKGFGKDTDRKEWNAGGAYRYSKKLVFSGFYAAAKEEKNNLTSKRDRIRFETRWNF; encoded by the coding sequence ATGAAATTGACTAAAATTAGTTTAGCGGCTTTGGTTGCTTTAGGTGCTTTCTCAAGCGTTGCAAGTGCAACTCCACTTGAAGATGCTATTAAAAATGTAGATCTTTCAGGATATGCAAGATATAGATATACAAACGATTTAACAGACAATAACGGCAAAAAAGATGATAACGGAAGACATCAGTTTAAATCCATATTCTCTTTTAAAGCCGCACTTGACGATAACTTCTTTGGTGTATTAAGTCTTAGATACGCTTCTAATGATAGTAGCTCAGGATATGCTAATACTGCCGATATAACAGATACGGAAAGCACTTTTGGAGTTCAAGAGTTCTATCTTGGATATAAGGTTGGCAATACTACTTTAACAGCCGGCAAACAAGTAATGGGAACATACTTTACAGACGACTTGGCTGGCACAGGTATAAAAATTATGAATTCTGATATACAAGGTTTAACACTTGCTGCTGTTGCATTTGATGCGATTGAGACAGGTGGAGACTTTGACGGTAACCTAAAAAATACACTTCCTGAAGTTCCAAACGTTTATGGTTTGGCAGCAATGGGAAACTACGATCCATTTAGCTTTAAACTATGGTGGGCTGGTCTTGAAAATATAGCTAATCTATATGCTGCAGATGCTGGCTTAAAATTTGATTTAGGAGCCGCAAAACTAGGATTCCAAGGACAGTATGTACAAAATTCAGCAAAAGATAACACATATTCTGATGGTAAATTCTATGCATTAAAAGGCGATGCTAACTTTTTTGGATTTAATGTAAATTTAGGTTATATAAACTTTGAATCAGATGATGCCAATAAAGTATCTTTCGTAACAATAGAGGATAATGGTAAATTAATCAATCCTGCAAAACTTCTAAATTCTGTAATGAACAGCGGTAAGCAATACTACAACAATATCCAAGATGAAAACAAATATTGGTTCTTAGGACTAGGATATAAGATGGATAAAGTTTCTTTGTATGCGAACTATATTGATGGCGAAGGCTTTAGCCACGCCAAAGGATTTGGTAAAGATACTGACAGAAAAGAGTGGAATGCCGGCGGTGCTTATAGATATAGCAAAAAACTTGTATTCTCAGGATTCTATGCGGCAGCTAAAGAGGAAAAAAATAACCTAACAAGCAAGAGAGATAGAATTAGATTTGAAACTAGATGGAATTTCTAA
- a CDS encoding hydrogenase-4 component G: MQINSVSNNFSFYGFNQNENTSKFRDSVSNLSAIQITNSYFSDFQNKAFEQSGLNFSIQSAVDFGFFNEVAKSPQRLENILKNIDYKSIGYFGKDISSLSQNEASDLVSENGFFGITNTANRIADFVINGSGGDLEKLQIGKEGVLNGFKEAERMWGDKLPEISQQTIQKTLAAIDQQIAKLGGNVLNVQA, encoded by the coding sequence ATGCAAATAAATTCCGTATCAAATAATTTCAGTTTTTATGGCTTTAATCAAAACGAAAATACATCTAAATTTAGGGATTCGGTTTCAAATTTAAGTGCTATACAGATTACAAATAGCTATTTTTCTGATTTTCAGAACAAGGCTTTTGAACAGAGTGGCTTAAATTTCAGTATACAGTCAGCAGTGGATTTTGGCTTTTTCAATGAAGTAGCAAAAAGCCCTCAAAGACTAGAGAATATCTTAAAAAATATCGACTATAAGTCTATCGGTTATTTTGGTAAGGATATATCTTCTTTATCGCAAAATGAAGCTAGCGATCTTGTGAGTGAGAATGGATTTTTTGGTATCACAAATACAGCAAACAGAATAGCTGATTTTGTGATAAATGGCTCCGGAGGAGATCTTGAAAAGCTTCAAATCGGGAAAGAAGGCGTATTGAATGGTTTTAAAGAAGCTGAGCGTATGTGGGGAGATAAACTTCCTGAAATTTCTCAGCAAACCATCCAAAAAACTTTGGCTGCTATAGATCAGCAGATTGCCAAATTGGGCGGCAATGTACTTAATGTCCAGGCTTAG
- a CDS encoding Zn-dependent hydrolase: protein MGVNLSRLKDLFIEINSINDYSFGDGMSRLAYTSQDKTARELFIKRCQEAGLSVRVDAIGNIFARREGSEPNLPAIAFGSHLDTVINGGQFDGILGVLGGLEVIRSLNDENIKTKHSLELIVFECEESSRFNIATLGSKVMCGKLGYEKLKEVKDFRGQEIGEIFGEFGIDIKRIEEAKNLEPNYKSFFEIHIEQGPLLDNEKIQIGVVSAIAAPHRFSVRVIGQPQHSGTTAMKYRNDALCAAAEIILAVEKIAKDNSQNSVVATTGNCSVKPGVMNVVPGETTLLIDLRGINLQTREDAYAQIISHINKIEEKRGVKCEIKQLGFDTPCRLDERLINLIASEAKGLNLSYEIMPSGAGHDAMHIAEICPTGMIFVPSHAGISHNPAEFSSWDDIENGLNLLKSVILKEAE, encoded by the coding sequence ATGGGCGTGAATTTGAGTAGATTAAAAGATCTTTTTATAGAGATTAATTCTATAAACGATTATAGTTTCGGCGATGGAATGAGCCGACTTGCTTACACTTCTCAGGATAAAACCGCGCGCGAACTGTTTATAAAGCGCTGTCAGGAAGCGGGACTTAGCGTAAGAGTGGATGCGATAGGCAATATCTTTGCAAGGCGCGAAGGAAGCGAGCCGAATTTACCCGCAATCGCCTTTGGATCTCATCTTGATACGGTTATAAACGGCGGACAGTTTGACGGAATTTTAGGCGTGCTTGGCGGACTTGAAGTAATCCGCTCACTAAATGATGAAAATATCAAAACAAAACACTCTCTTGAGTTAATCGTGTTTGAGTGTGAGGAGTCAAGCAGGTTTAATATCGCAACTCTTGGCAGCAAGGTAATGTGCGGTAAGCTAGGATATGAGAAGCTAAAAGAGGTAAAAGACTTTAGAGGGCAGGAGATAGGCGAAATTTTTGGCGAATTTGGAATAGATATAAAAAGGATCGAAGAGGCTAAAAATTTAGAACCTAACTACAAAAGCTTTTTTGAAATTCATATCGAGCAAGGACCGCTTCTAGATAATGAAAAAATTCAAATCGGCGTAGTAAGCGCAATCGCTGCGCCTCATAGATTTAGCGTGCGAGTTATCGGGCAGCCTCAGCACTCAGGAACTACTGCTATGAAGTACCGAAATGACGCACTTTGCGCGGCGGCTGAGATAATACTGGCAGTTGAAAAGATAGCAAAAGATAATTCTCAAAATAGCGTAGTGGCAACTACGGGTAATTGCTCCGTAAAACCGGGCGTGATGAACGTAGTTCCGGGAGAAACGACGTTGCTTATTGATCTAAGGGGTATAAATTTGCAAACCCGTGAAGATGCCTACGCTCAGATAATCTCACATATAAACAAAATAGAAGAGAAACGAGGCGTAAAATGCGAGATAAAGCAACTAGGTTTTGATACTCCATGCAGACTTGACGAGAGGCTTATAAATTTGATAGCTTCAGAGGCTAAGGGGTTAAATTTAAGCTATGAGATAATGCCAAGCGGAGCTGGACATGACGCGATGCATATAGCTGAAATTTGTCCTACGGGAATGATATTTGTGCCATCTCATGCGGGCATTAGCCATAACCCTGCAGAATTTTCCAGTTGGGACGATATAGAAAATGGGCTAAATCTTTTAAAAAGCGTGATCTTAAAAGAGGCTGAATAA
- a CDS encoding chaperone NapD: MNISSVIVHVKDENLIDEILNSLRKMSQCEVVAYENLKIVALISVENFEDELETFKAMERINGVAGVAMVYSYQEDLEGDLQRLKESGKLSEVLTNDDMQARDIVYSGSVHHKVK, encoded by the coding sequence ATGAATATTTCAAGTGTGATAGTGCATGTAAAAGATGAAAATTTGATAGACGAGATCTTAAATTCGCTTCGTAAAATGAGCCAGTGCGAAGTGGTGGCTTATGAAAATTTAAAGATCGTAGCTTTGATAAGTGTTGAAAATTTTGAAGATGAGCTTGAGACTTTTAAGGCTATGGAGCGTATAAACGGTGTCGCAGGTGTTGCGATGGTTTATAGCTATCAAGAGGATTTAGAAGGCGATTTACAGAGGCTAAAAGAGAGCGGCAAACTCAGCGAAGTGCTTACAAACGATGATATGCAAGCTCGTGATATAGTTTATAGCGGTAGCGTTCACCATAAGGTTAAATAG
- a CDS encoding WD40 repeat domain-containing protein, producing the protein MKILLAFLALLNLAFSLDIKEPYKIIEAHSNVISSSLLNDKLYLGTDSGQVNIYDMKSEEFLEPIVLPKIKTHFTDDEFAKVFSIDELNGVLMVLSETSYGKRLLHVYEMIDGKRVETKTINLNNESIKKALFLDPKTAVIGSLSNEIYFLNLETGNIDFSKKFSIASLSDFELSEDRSKIAVGCESGIVYIFDAKERKVLNELGFHKDNMYDIEYKNGAIVTGGVDRHAGVYSGGSIGMMRSNFLVYAVGLSDDGKLGAFMSDDLSDIDVFEVNSKRILARLKTMQSTINGIHFLDDSSLISVAYEKKVKFWRFR; encoded by the coding sequence ATGAAAATTTTACTCGCTTTTTTAGCGCTTTTAAATTTGGCTTTTTCTCTTGATATCAAAGAGCCTTACAAGATCATAGAAGCGCACTCTAACGTTATAAGTTCCTCGCTTTTAAACGACAAACTTTATCTTGGTACCGACAGCGGTCAGGTAAATATCTATGATATGAAGAGCGAGGAGTTTTTAGAGCCTATAGTTTTACCAAAGATAAAGACGCATTTTACCGATGATGAGTTTGCAAAGGTATTTAGCATAGATGAGCTTAACGGCGTGCTGATGGTGCTAAGCGAGACGAGTTACGGCAAAAGACTTTTGCACGTTTATGAGATGATTGACGGTAAAAGAGTAGAGACTAAAACTATAAATTTAAATAACGAATCAATCAAAAAGGCTCTATTTTTAGATCCAAAGACAGCTGTCATCGGTTCGCTTAGTAATGAAATTTATTTTTTAAATTTAGAAACGGGCAACATCGACTTTAGCAAAAAATTTTCCATAGCGTCGCTATCTGACTTTGAGCTTAGCGAAGATAGAAGCAAGATCGCCGTGGGGTGTGAGAGCGGGATAGTTTATATATTTGACGCTAAAGAGCGCAAAGTGCTAAACGAGCTTGGCTTTCATAAAGATAATATGTATGATATAGAGTATAAAAACGGTGCTATCGTTACAGGCGGAGTGGATAGACATGCAGGAGTTTATAGCGGCGGTAGTATCGGCATGATGAGGTCAAATTTTTTAGTCTATGCGGTAGGTCTTAGCGATGACGGCAAACTTGGAGCCTTTATGAGCGATGATCTGAGCGATATAGACGTATTTGAAGTAAACAGTAAGAGAATTTTAGCAAGGCTAAAAACTATGCAAAGCACCATAAACGGAATACATTTTTTAGATGATAGTTCTCTTATAAGTGTTGCTTACGAGAAAAAAGTAAAATTTTGGAGATTTAGATGA
- a CDS encoding 4Fe-4S ferredoxin produces MQEANTLSRRRLFTKILGAKEQAPNFIAPPYFCGEFDCVNCHAPCVKACGRELLRFENQRVVFEFKNLGCNFCKDCAIACEEIGKEVLSLKFPAKIEAKVSIDVASCLAWNNTICYNCQDICKFRAIDFFGVFRPVINERCTGCAQCLEVCFKNSIKMEAL; encoded by the coding sequence TTGCAAGAGGCAAACACTCTCTCAAGAAGAAGACTTTTTACAAAAATTTTAGGCGCCAAAGAGCAGGCGCCTAACTTTATCGCTCCGCCGTATTTTTGCGGAGAATTTGATTGCGTAAATTGTCACGCTCCTTGTGTAAAGGCTTGCGGGCGCGAGCTTTTGAGATTTGAAAATCAAAGAGTTGTTTTTGAGTTTAAAAATTTAGGTTGCAACTTCTGCAAGGATTGCGCCATAGCTTGCGAAGAGATCGGCAAAGAGGTTTTAAGTCTAAAATTCCCAGCCAAAATAGAGGCAAAGGTTAGCATAGACGTAGCTTCTTGCTTAGCATGGAATAATACGATTTGCTATAATTGCCAAGATATATGCAAATTTAGAGCGATTGACTTTTTTGGCGTTTTTCGCCCTGTTATAAACGAACGCTGCACGGGATGTGCGCAGTGTCTTGAGGTGTGTTTTAAAAATTCTATCAAAATGGAGGCTTTATGA
- a CDS encoding nitrate reductase cytochrome c-type subunit, which translates to MKTFRFALGAMAAAIILAGCNAPSVADNKPKDLGGLRSSDVMDENSVKLLEYQYLTDPAGTAKNIERAFENAPPMIPHDLEGLIPITKDMNMCVTCHMPDVAKDAGATPLPKSHFYSIRNNKDLHDKLSDDRYNCTQCHAPQTNLTAPFKNNFKPEFRTEDGAQRSNLLDILNDGVR; encoded by the coding sequence ATGAAAACTTTTAGGTTTGCACTTGGTGCAATGGCTGCGGCAATCATCCTTGCAGGGTGCAATGCGCCGTCAGTCGCGGACAACAAGCCAAAGGATTTGGGCGGATTAAGAAGTTCTGATGTGATGGATGAAAACTCGGTTAAGTTGCTTGAGTATCAATACCTAACCGATCCTGCAGGAACTGCTAAAAACATAGAGCGCGCATTTGAAAACGCTCCTCCGATGATCCCTCATGATCTAGAAGGGCTTATCCCTATCACAAAAGATATGAATATGTGCGTAACCTGCCATATGCCCGATGTAGCAAAAGACGCCGGAGCCACGCCTCTGCCTAAGTCGCACTTTTATAGTATCAGAAACAACAAAGACTTGCACGACAAGCTAAGCGATGATAGGTATAACTGTACTCAGTGCCACGCTCCTCAAACAAATTTGACAGCACCGTTTAAAAACAACTTTAAACCTGAGTTTAGAACCGAGGACGGAGCTCAAAGATCAAATTTGCTTGATATATTAAATGACGGTGTGAGGTAA
- the napH gene encoding quinol dehydrogenase ferredoxin subunit NapH produces MKYLLLRRITQISILALFLVSNLYGLKILQGNLSSSMIFGTIPLSDPFAVLQLFLASFTLASSAALGALIVVLIYALIAPRAFCAWVCPVNMITDFARFVRVKFSYDKDKKVVVFSKSFRYYILAFVLFMSVVMQTPAFEGVSFIGIIQRGIIYGGTLWIFVAFGVFAIDAFVGDRLICSKLCPLGAFYATIGKFAFIRVEHDSQNCTKCMKCKVICPESQVLGIIGKQSGLITSSECISCGRCIDVCGDDALKFSIRNLRRK; encoded by the coding sequence ATGAAATACCTACTGCTTAGAAGAATAACTCAAATTTCGATTTTGGCTCTGTTTTTGGTTAGCAATCTCTACGGACTTAAAATTTTGCAAGGAAATTTAAGCTCATCGATGATCTTTGGAACTATCCCGCTTAGCGATCCGTTTGCAGTGTTGCAGCTGTTTTTGGCAAGCTTTACTCTTGCTAGCTCTGCCGCGCTTGGAGCTTTGATAGTTGTTTTGATATACGCTCTGATAGCGCCTCGCGCCTTTTGCGCTTGGGTGTGTCCTGTAAATATGATAACCGATTTTGCAAGATTTGTAAGAGTAAAATTTAGCTACGACAAAGATAAAAAAGTAGTCGTGTTTTCTAAGAGCTTTCGCTACTACATACTTGCTTTTGTGCTTTTTATGTCGGTTGTTATGCAAACGCCCGCATTTGAGGGCGTAAGCTTTATCGGCATAATTCAGCGCGGTATCATATACGGCGGCACGCTTTGGATATTTGTGGCTTTTGGCGTATTTGCGATAGACGCTTTTGTGGGCGATAGGCTGATATGCTCAAAGCTTTGTCCTCTTGGCGCTTTTTATGCGACGATTGGCAAATTTGCGTTTATCCGCGTAGAGCACGATAGCCAAAACTGCACAAAATGCATGAAGTGCAAAGTGATATGTCCTGAAAGCCAAGTGCTGGGAATAATCGGAAAGCAAAGCGGTTTGATAACCTCTAGCGAATGTATCAGCTGCGGACGCTGTATAGACGTGTGCGGCGATGATGCACTAAAATTTAGTATAAGAAATTTAAGGAGAAAATGA
- the napG gene encoding ferredoxin-type protein NapG yields MKDRREVLKFGLKAISLVIAGGFTWSTQTNLKAQTLILRPPGARDEKGFMASCIRCGLCVEACPFDTLSLAKLGDNISFGTPYFTPREVPCYMCTDIPCTVACPTDALDVKLVSTDDKLDINKSRMGIAVLDPYSCIAFAGIQCDACYRACPLIDKALVLEYKRNERTEKHAFLLPVVDANYCTGCGKCENACVTKKAAIFVLPREIGLGEVNDNYVKGWVEGDDTRLKDIDTKIKLDQNKVKDYLNSGEI; encoded by the coding sequence ATGAAAGATAGGCGCGAGGTACTCAAATTTGGCTTAAAGGCGATTAGCTTAGTAATCGCAGGAGGCTTTACTTGGAGCACGCAGACAAATCTTAAGGCTCAAACTCTCATCCTTCGCCCGCCCGGGGCAAGGGATGAGAAGGGTTTTATGGCTAGTTGTATAAGATGCGGGCTTTGCGTGGAGGCATGTCCTTTTGATACGCTAAGTCTAGCAAAGCTTGGCGATAATATAAGCTTTGGAACGCCTTATTTTACGCCAAGAGAGGTGCCTTGCTACATGTGTACCGATATTCCTTGTACGGTAGCCTGTCCGACGGACGCTCTTGATGTGAAACTCGTTAGCACTGACGATAAGCTTGATATCAACAAATCTCGCATGGGCATAGCCGTGCTTGATCCTTATAGCTGTATAGCCTTTGCAGGAATTCAGTGCGATGCCTGTTATAGGGCTTGTCCGCTTATAGATAAGGCTCTTGTGCTTGAGTATAAAAGAAACGAACGAACCGAAAAGCACGCGTTTTTACTTCCTGTGGTGGATGCAAACTACTGCACGGGTTGCGGAAAATGCGAAAACGCTTGCGTAACGAAAAAGGCGGCGATTTTCGTGCTTCCAAGAGAGATCGGGCTTGGCGAAGTTAATGATAACTACGTAAAAGGCTGGGTTGAGGGCGATGATACGAGATTAAAAGATATAGACACTAAGATCAAGCTTGATCAAAACAAAGTCAAAGACTACCTTAACAGCGGAGAGATATGA
- the napA gene encoding nitrate reductase catalytic subunit NapA, whose product MDRRDFIKSAAAGAACASAGIAMPANLMASSNAEKGWRWDKAACRFCGTGCGIMVATKDGKIVAVKGDPAAPVNRGLNCIKGYFNAKIMYGEDRITHPLLRVNEKGEFDKKGKFKQVSWQKAFDVMTEQFKKAYNELGPHGIGVFGSGQYTVMEGVAAVKLIKAGFRSNAIDPNARHCMASAVVAFMQTFGIDEPSGCFDDIELTDTVVCWGANMAEMHPVLWARVSDRKLADPERVKVVNLSTYSTRTSHLADIEIIFTPSTDLAIFNYIAREIVYNHPEMIDEEFVKKHCIFTTGPADIGYGLRNNPNHPKYTNEKDILETELRKKLSENEGVTLSYLGLKAGDVMENKNNAKAGAHWEINFEEFKKALAPYTLDFVAKLAKGDPNEDLEEFKTKLKTLAELYIEKQRKVVSFWTMGMNQHQRGTWVNEQAYMIHFLLGKQALPGSGAFSLTGQPSACGTAREVGTFAHRLPADMVVANPKHREISEKIWKLPKGTLNPKPGPHYMQIMRDLEDGKIKWAWVHVNNPWHNTANANHWIKAAREMDNFIVVSDPYPGISAKVGDLILPTAMIYEKWGAYGNAERRTQHWRQQVLPVGEAMTDTWQMLEFSKRFKLKEVWKEQKVDDKLILPNVLEEAKAMGYSEEDTLFDVLFANKEARSYSAKDPIMEDYDNTEVFGDSRKVVGSDGKVFEGYGFFIQKYLWEDYRKFGLGHGHDLADFDTYHRVRGLRWPVVDGKETQWRFNTKFDPYAKKADPTAKFAFYGNKDAKLPRGDLIKATSGDEKFSLHNKAKIFFRPYMDPCEMPDNTYPLWLCTGRVLEHWHTGTMTMRVPELYRAVPEALCYMHEQDAEKFGVMQNEIVWIESRRGKIKARVDLRGRNKPPVGLVYVPFFDENVFINKVCLDATCPISKETDFKKCAVKIYKA is encoded by the coding sequence ATGGATCGACGAGATTTTATTAAGAGTGCTGCCGCCGGTGCCGCATGTGCAAGTGCCGGTATAGCTATGCCTGCTAATCTTATGGCAAGTTCAAATGCCGAAAAAGGTTGGCGCTGGGATAAGGCAGCATGTCGCTTTTGCGGAACGGGATGCGGTATTATGGTTGCAACCAAGGATGGCAAGATAGTAGCCGTTAAGGGAGATCCGGCAGCTCCTGTAAACAGAGGCTTAAACTGTATTAAAGGCTATTTTAACGCCAAGATCATGTACGGAGAGGATCGTATCACACATCCGCTTCTTCGCGTAAATGAAAAGGGCGAATTTGATAAAAAGGGCAAATTTAAGCAAGTAAGCTGGCAAAAAGCGTTTGACGTAATGACCGAGCAGTTTAAAAAAGCTTACAACGAGCTTGGACCTCACGGTATAGGCGTATTTGGCTCAGGTCAATATACCGTAATGGAAGGTGTTGCCGCAGTTAAGCTTATAAAAGCGGGCTTTAGAAGTAACGCTATCGATCCAAACGCGCGCCACTGTATGGCCTCTGCGGTTGTTGCGTTTATGCAGACATTTGGTATAGATGAGCCGTCAGGCTGTTTTGATGATATTGAGCTAACCGACACGGTAGTTTGCTGGGGAGCAAATATGGCGGAGATGCACCCTGTGCTTTGGGCGAGAGTTAGCGATAGAAAGCTAGCCGATCCGGAAAGAGTAAAAGTAGTAAATTTAAGTACATATTCCACTAGAACTTCGCACTTAGCAGATATCGAAATCATCTTTACACCTTCAACCGACCTTGCGATATTTAACTACATCGCTAGAGAGATAGTTTATAACCATCCTGAGATGATAGATGAAGAATTTGTTAAAAAACACTGCATATTTACAACCGGACCTGCAGATATCGGATACGGTTTAAGAAATAATCCAAACCATCCAAAATACACAAACGAAAAAGATATATTAGAAACCGAGCTTAGAAAAAAACTTAGCGAAAACGAAGGCGTAACCCTATCTTATCTAGGGTTAAAAGCCGGCGATGTGATGGAAAATAAAAACAACGCAAAGGCAGGAGCTCACTGGGAGATAAACTTTGAAGAGTTTAAGAAAGCTCTTGCTCCTTACACGCTTGACTTTGTTGCTAAGCTTGCAAAAGGCGATCCGAACGAAGATTTAGAAGAGTTTAAAACAAAACTAAAAACTCTAGCCGAGCTATATATAGAAAAACAAAGAAAGGTCGTAAGCTTCTGGACTATGGGTATGAACCAGCACCAAAGAGGTACATGGGTAAACGAACAAGCTTATATGATCCACTTCTTACTTGGTAAGCAAGCGCTTCCGGGTTCCGGAGCGTTCTCGCTAACAGGTCAGCCTTCAGCTTGCGGAACTGCAAGAGAGGTTGGAACGTTCGCTCACCGCTTGCCTGCTGATATGGTTGTGGCAAATCCTAAACACCGCGAAATTTCAGAAAAAATTTGGAAGCTTCCAAAAGGCACGCTAAATCCTAAACCGGGTCCTCACTATATGCAAATCATGCGTGATCTAGAAGACGGCAAGATAAAATGGGCTTGGGTTCACGTAAATAACCCATGGCACAACACTGCAAACGCAAACCACTGGATAAAAGCGGCTCGCGAGATGGATAACTTCATCGTTGTTTCAGATCCTTATCCGGGAATTTCTGCTAAGGTTGGAGATCTTATTCTTCCAACGGCGATGATATATGAAAAATGGGGTGCATACGGTAACGCAGAGCGTAGAACTCAGCACTGGAGACAGCAAGTTCTTCCTGTGGGCGAAGCGATGACTGACACATGGCAGATGCTTGAATTTTCAAAACGCTTTAAGCTAAAAGAGGTCTGGAAAGAGCAAAAGGTAGATGATAAGCTAATATTGCCAAATGTTTTAGAAGAGGCTAAGGCGATGGGCTATAGCGAAGAAGATACGCTATTTGATGTGCTATTTGCAAACAAAGAGGCAAGAAGCTATAGCGCAAAAGACCCTATCATGGAAGATTATGACAATACAGAAGTATTTGGCGATAGCAGAAAAGTTGTCGGAAGCGATGGCAAAGTGTTTGAAGGATACGGCTTCTTCATCCAAAAATATCTCTGGGAAGACTACCGCAAATTTGGCTTAGGACACGGACACGATTTGGCTGACTTTGATACATACCACAGAGTTCGCGGACTAAGATGGCCTGTAGTTGACGGTAAAGAGACTCAGTGGAGATTTAATACTAAATTTGACCCTTATGCGAAAAAAGCTGATCCTACCGCTAAATTTGCATTCTACGGCAACAAAGACGCGAAACTTCCAAGAGGAGACCTGATTAAGGCGACAAGCGGAGATGAGAAATTCTCACTTCATAACAAGGCTAAAATTTTCTTCCGCCCTTACATGGATCCGTGCGAAATGCCTGATAACACATATCCGCTTTGGCTATGTACAGGCCGTGTTCTTGAGCACTGGCATACGGGAACTATGACAATGCGCGTTCCTGAGCTATACCGCGCTGTGCCTGAGGCGCTTTGCTATATGCACGAACAAGACGCCGAGAAATTTGGAGTAATGCAAAACGAGATCGTCTGGATCGAGTCTCGCCGCGGCAAGATCAAAGCAAGAGTGGATCTAAGAGGACGCAACAAGCCGCCTGTAGGACTTGTATACGTACCGTTTTTTGATGAAAACGTATTTATCAACAAAGTCTGCTTAGACGCAACTTGCCCAATATCAAAAGAGACCGATTTCAAAAAATGCGCAGTTAAAATTTATAAGGCATAG